The Paenibacillus spongiae nucleotide sequence TTTGGAAGAGGTCCATTCTCATGTTGGGTTTCGGATCCGGGATTCCATATGCTTCTATATGATTTATAACGAGCAGTTTCAACTTCTCAGCGAAGACGAAGCCTTCGACTTGCAGCTCCTGCAGAAAATATTGCCTCGTATACAAGGAAGCAGTTCTTCTGTTAAACGAGTACTGTTGAAGCTAATGCAAGGTGCCTTGGGTAAATCGCTGCCTGTGGCCGAGTTAATGGAGGATTCTTCCGATCTATATCAGAAATGGAGCTCAGGTCCAGCGGAAGAAGCGGCTAAGCATCCGCAAAGCGCCCGGAAAATTGCCTTCATGTTGCGGAGGTTAGAGGAAGATGGCTTCACTTCATACTGGCTCTCTTAGTCAGAGCGTTGAGCTACTTCGCATTGAGACAAATCAATTTAACTTATATATACAGGGCAAGCCATTTCATCCCACGGTGGAGACGCTGCAGTTGCATCGAACAGAATCGGGGGAGAGAGTAGCAGCTGGGCTGCATGCTACTGCTCTTACAGCCGATGTATCCATCAAGAGTATATCCGTGTTTAGTCCGAGCTTGGGAACATTGACTGCGTGGCAACCAGAGGAAGAAAGCCATCCCATCTTTTTCGAAACGCAAGCCTATGAGCTGGTAATCGAGAAAAAGCAGGATATGGATCTTGTCTTTCATCATGATCACGTTTCCCTACGTCAGGCGGTAAAACCACTCGGTAAAATGATTCTGTCGGGGATTCTTAACTTTCAGAACGAGGTCGGTCTGACGGAGCTTGTTCTGAAATTGAATGGTCAGGCGATCTTTCAGCTACAGCTCGAGATTTTCCCGTCGAAAATGGACTACAAAAAGGATTATCAAATGATCCTTCATGACGTGAACCAGCAGATTTATAATCTGTCCTTTGACTTTCTTCGTAAGACCTACCATCTGACAGGTTTGAAAGAGACGAGGAATCAAAGCCTAACCGAGTTTTTTACCATCTTGCAGCACTTGTTTAATCAACTCGTCCAGGCTGTGGAACGGATTCAGAGCGCACCTCACTCCAAGCTCAATGTTGAGAAACGAGTCGTGGATGCAGCAAGGGCAAGAAAGGCCAGCAAAGAGAATATCGCCTTCCTGACCAAGCGACCGCATTTTTTGGTTCGAGACGAGAAGCTTGGTTTCATTTATAGGAATGATCAGAGATTTCTTCCGAGCCATGTGCTGGAGACGAAGCGACAAGTCGACTACGATACGATGGAGAATCGTTTCGTTAGGTGGGTATTGGTACGCATCTCCCAAAAGCTCGTTGACTTGAAAGCGAGGCTGAGTGAAAAAGGTCGGCTTCAAGATCCGCTGCTGCTCAAACGGTTAGATCTGATGCAGTCCCATTTTCGGCGATTGTTAAAGCTGGATTTTCTGAATGTTGGCGAAATGAAGCAGCTCTCAATCTCCTTGGTTCTACAAATGGCACCGGGCTATCGGGAAGTATACCGGAATTACTTGATGCTGATGAAAGGTTTGTCCATTCAGTCCGATCTATTCCGTCTGTCGATGAAAGACTTGGCACAGCTTTATGAATATTGGTGCTTCTTGAAAATTCATGATCTGCTTAGTCGGAAATATGAGCTGCTCAAGCAAGATATCATCAAAATCAATCGAACGGGAGTATTCGTGACGCTCGATAGGACGCAGAAGGCCAAGATGGTGTATCGAAATCCTAAGAACGGTGAGCTATTCACACTATATTACAACGCTCTGCCAAAAGGGGATCAAAGCCCGACCTTGGCGCAACGTCCCGATAACGTATTGACGCTTAAGAAGAACGATTCATCGGCGGAATATAAATACATTTTCGATGCGAAGTACCGTATGAATCCGGCTTACGAAGGCACGTATTACTATGAGAAATACAAAATGCCAGGACCAGAAGAAGATGATATTAATACGATGCATCGTTATCGAGATGCTATTGTATACATGGATGGGCAGCATCGCGAATTCGAAAGAAGCATGTTTGGTGCGTATGTACTGTTTCCCTATCATGATGAAGCTCAATTTCGGGAGCACCGCTTCTATAAGAGCATTGAATTGATTAACATAGGAGCGTTT carries:
- a CDS encoding restriction endonuclease-like protein; protein product: MHRTESGERVAAGLHATALTADVSIKSISVFSPSLGTLTAWQPEEESHPIFFETQAYELVIEKKQDMDLVFHHDHVSLRQAVKPLGKMILSGILNFQNEVGLTELVLKLNGQAIFQLQLEIFPSKMDYKKDYQMILHDVNQQIYNLSFDFLRKTYHLTGLKETRNQSLTEFFTILQHLFNQLVQAVERIQSAPHSKLNVEKRVVDAARARKASKENIAFLTKRPHFLVRDEKLGFIYRNDQRFLPSHVLETKRQVDYDTMENRFVRWVLVRISQKLVDLKARLSEKGRLQDPLLLKRLDLMQSHFRRLLKLDFLNVGEMKQLSISLVLQMAPGYREVYRNYLMLMKGLSIQSDLFRLSMKDLAQLYEYWCFLKIHDLLSRKYELLKQDIIKINRTGVFVTLDRTQKAKMVYRNPKNGELFTLYYNALPKGDQSPTLAQRPDNVLTLKKNDSSAEYKYIFDAKYRMNPAYEGTYYYEKYKMPGPEEDDINTMHRYRDAIVYMDGQHREFERSMFGAYVLFPYHDEAQFREHRFYKSIELINIGAFPFLPNSTELMEAFLDEIIQDSPEKAYERSTQPRGTKDYYRNKMTCKNVAVGSLREASQLAAALEYGFYHVPLENISDHKLLTQLEYVALYQSRSQFQSTGEMGIHWYGKVADWEVVRRKEITEIPARKGTEEKLYVKFTVEQWTKRDKPIVSGGRGIYTLLYTSKYMFDRAAEIAELKLETDEDLMKWREQRRIGQVKVNLNHEQVDLASKVLGIDFMET